Within Kutzneria chonburiensis, the genomic segment CCGACGCCGAACGAGATCTTGCGCACGGTGAAGGTCTCGCGGATGCCGCCGTTCTGCCGGCGGATCACGACGCCCTGGAACACCTGGACGCGCTCGCGCGAACCCTCGATGACGCGGACGTGGACCTTCAGGGTGTCGCCCGGACGGAAGTCCGGGATGTCGGAACGCAGCGACTGAGCGTCCAGAGCGTCCAGGGTGTTCATCGGTGGTCCGTCCTCGTCCTTCGGGTGTCTTCGTACAACCCCCGCGAAACGCACGGACGAACTCCACTGCCGGGAATCCGGGTGCTGGTCCTGCCTGGGGGTCTGGCCCAACTGGCGCACTCCAGCCGTGTTGGCCGGGTGCAGCAACCTGTCCAGTGTGCCAGACGGGCCCGGCGGGCCCAAATCGGGGGTTGCGGGGTCGGGGGTCAGGCCTGGTCAGGACCGCGCAGGCGGTCCAGCAGGGCCCGGTCGTGCTTGTCGAGCTGGTCGTCGCCGAGCCGGTCGAGCAGCTCGGGACGGCGATGGAAGGTGCGTTCGAGGGCCTGGTCGCGCCGCCACCGGTCGATCAGCTTGTGGTTGCCCGAGCGCAGCACGCTCGGCACGGCAAGATCGCGCCACACCTCGGGCCGCGTGTAGCTGGGGCCCTCCAGCAGGCCGTCGGAGAACGAGTCCTGCTCGGCCGAGGCCGGATTGCCCAGCACACCAGGCAGCAGCCGGGCCACGGCCTCGACCATGACCAGCACCGCGACCTCGCCGCCGACCAGCACGTAGTCGCCGATGGAGACCTCGTCGACCTGCATCCGGCCGGCGGAGTCGTCGACGACCCGCTGGTCGATGCCCTCGTAGCGGCCGCAGGCGAAGGCCAGCCACGGCAGCGTGGCGTACTCGCGGGCCATCTCCTGCGTGAACGGCCGGCCCGCGGGCGTAGGCACGATCAGCCGGGGCAGCGTGCCATCGGCCTCGGGCGCACACACGGTGTCCAGCGCCTCGCCCCAGACCTGCGGCTTCATCACCATGCCGGGCCCGCCGCCGTAGGGACTGTCGTCCACGGCCTTGTGCACGTCATGGGTGTAGTCGCGCAGGTCGTGCACGTCGACGCTGATCAGCTTCTTGTCGATGGCCTTGCCGAGCAGCGCGGCCCGCAGCGGCTCGAGGTACTCCGGAAAGATGGTGAGCACGTCGATGCGCATCACGCGTCCAGCAGTCCCTCGGGCGGGTCGATGACCACGCGGCCGGCCGCTACGTCCACGGTCGGCACGATTTCTGTGACGAACGGCACCAGTGCCTCGCTGCCGTCGTCGCGGCGCACGGCCAGCAGATCGCTGGCCGCGGTGTGCAGCACCTCGGCGACCACGCCGACGCGAACGCCGTTGGTGTCCACCACCTCGAGCCCTTCCAGCTCGTGGTCGTAGAACTCCTCGGGATCCTCGGACGGCGTGATGTCGGCCGCGTCGACCAGCAGCAGCAGGCCGCGCATGGCCTCGGCCGCGTCCCGGC encodes:
- the rplS gene encoding 50S ribosomal protein L19, which translates into the protein MNTLDALDAQSLRSDIPDFRPGDTLKVHVRVIEGSRERVQVFQGVVIRRQNGGIRETFTVRKISFGVGVERTFPVHSPNIAEIERVTRGDVRRAKLYYLRDLRGKAAKIKEKRDALPAKASS
- the trmD gene encoding tRNA (guanosine(37)-N1)-methyltransferase TrmD, which produces MRIDVLTIFPEYLEPLRAALLGKAIDKKLISVDVHDLRDYTHDVHKAVDDSPYGGGPGMVMKPQVWGEALDTVCAPEADGTLPRLIVPTPAGRPFTQEMAREYATLPWLAFACGRYEGIDQRVVDDSAGRMQVDEVSIGDYVLVGGEVAVLVMVEAVARLLPGVLGNPASAEQDSFSDGLLEGPSYTRPEVWRDLAVPSVLRSGNHKLIDRWRRDQALERTFHRRPELLDRLGDDQLDKHDRALLDRLRGPDQA
- the rimM gene encoding ribosome maturation factor RimM (Essential for efficient processing of 16S rRNA) encodes the protein MSSPDVRVVGRVVKPHGIRGELVVDVHTDSPEERFAPGSTLGTRARDGKSGTITIAAVRPHTGRLLVTFEGVAGRDAAEAMRGLLLLVDAADITPSEDPEEFYDHELEGLEVVDTNGVRVGVVAEVLHTAASDLLAVRRDDGSEALVPFVTEIVPTVDVAAGRVVIDPPEGLLDA